The genomic stretch CCAATCATTCAGATTATCGAGACTACTCGACCACCTGAACGATGCGACGCGAACGCGGTTCGACCAGCACGGTCTGGCCATTCACCACGGTGTAGCGATAGGGCGTGACGCCGAAGGTCTGCGGCACATCGTAATAGGTGACGCCGGTTTCCGGCAGCACGCCGCCGACGATCACGCGATCCGGAATGGTGTAGTTCGGAACCCGTTCGCGCACGATGTATTCACGGAAGGCCGGGCGCTGATCGACCGCGATGCCCTCGTTGTCGTCGACGATAACCGTGCCGCCGCGAACGGCGCCCACGGTGCTCTGGGCCTGCGCGGCGATCGGTGTACTGATCGCGGTTGCGATCGCTGCAATGGCAAGTATCCTGTTCCGCATGCTCAACTCCTTCGCGGGGCTTTTTCTTTGACGCGTTTTCTTCACGCGAACCGGTACCCACTTCGCTCGAAAACGCTCCAGGCGAGCCAATTCGTCGCGCGCGGCATTGTTCCGAAAAAGGGCGGCCGCATACGCGGCAATTTCGGGCATTTTTCTGGGCAGGTTTCTTGCTGTTTTTGTTTGCAGTTTGCCGGCGGCTTTTCCCGGCAGTTTTCTCGATCAATCTTCCTGACAATTTTTCCGGAACCGGAACCCATGGACGCCACAAGCGTCTCCTATTCCGGAACCGCGCCAGCGGGTAAGTTGCCGCCCTCGATTCGATTTTCCACCAGATCTGCCGGAGGCATTTGAATGACCATCACCGCTGCGCATGTTCCCGCCATCGTCGCCCTGATCGCGGGTATTTTGATCTTGCTCATGCCGCGGCTGCTCAATTTCATCGTAGCAATCTATCTGATCTTCGTCGGTCTGGTCGGTCTCGGCGTGCTCAAGATGTTTCACCTGTAGCGCAGGAAAGGCGGGTTTCGCGGCTTGCGCGGACCCCCTCAAAGTGGTGTAAGGCGCGCATCTTCTCCCCCTCTTTTCGGATTGTTGTCTGCCATGGCCAAAGCCGTCGCGAAGTCCAAGAAAACCGTCGAGAAAACCGTCGAGAAAATCGCAGCGAAATCAAAGCCATCCGCGCGAGCCAAGGCCGCGTCGCCGGCCCGCAAGGCGCTGAAAAAGGGCCCGGCCAAGCCGGCGCCCAAAGCGGCCCCCAAGGCGCCTGGAAAGGCCCCTGCGAAGGCCTCTGCCAGCAAGCCCGCGATATCGGCGGTAAAGGCCGGAAAATGGGTCTACACCTTCGGCGACGGCAAGGCCGAAGGGCAGGCGGGCCTGCGCGATCTGCTCGGCGGCAAGGGCGCCAATCTCGCCGAAATGGCCAATCTCGGTCTGCCGGTGCCTCCCGGCTTCACCATTCCGACCTCGGTCTGCACCTATTTTTATGCGCACGACAAATCCTATCCGAAGGAATTGAAGGCGCAGGTCGAGAAGGCGCTGGATCATGTCGGCAAGCTGACCGGCAAAGCGTTCGGCGATTCCAGCAATCCGCTTTTGGTGTCGGTCCGCTCCGGCGGCCGCGCCTCCATGCCGGGCATGATGGACACCGTGCTCAATCTCGGCCTCAACGATCAGACCGTCGAAGCGCTCGCCGAATTGTCCGGCGACCGCCGCTTTGCCTATGACAGCTATCGCCGCTTCATCACGATGTATTCGGACGTCGTGCTCGGCTTCGAGCACCATCATTTCGAAGACATCCTCGATACCTTCAAGGACAGCCAGGGCTACGCGCTCGACACCGACCTCAC from Bradyrhizobium sp. Ash2021 encodes the following:
- a CDS encoding DUF3096 domain-containing protein — its product is MTITAAHVPAIVALIAGILILLMPRLLNFIVAIYLIFVGLVGLGVLKMFHL
- a CDS encoding DUF1236 domain-containing protein codes for the protein MRNRILAIAAIATAISTPIAAQAQSTVGAVRGGTVIVDDNEGIAVDQRPAFREYIVRERVPNYTIPDRVIVGGVLPETGVTYYDVPQTFGVTPYRYTVVNGQTVLVEPRSRRIVQVVE